In a genomic window of Vulpes vulpes isolate BD-2025 chromosome 6, VulVul3, whole genome shotgun sequence:
- the GSTZ1 gene encoding maleylacetoacetate isomerase isoform X2: MQAGKPILYSYFRSSCSWRVRIALALKSIDYETIPTNLIKDGGQQFSKEFQALNPMKQVPVLKIDGITIGQSLAIIEYLEETRPTPRLLPQDPKKRAYVHMISNLIVSGIQPLQNLSVLKQLRQENNLPWAQKAISSGFEALEQILQGTAGKYCVGDEVTMADLCLVPQVANAERFEVDLTPYPAISRINKTLLTLEAFQVSHPCRQPDTPPELRA; this comes from the exons ATGCAAGCGGGGAAG CCCATCCTCTACTCCTATTTCCGGAGCTCCTGCTCATGGAGAGTTCGAATCG CTCTGGCCTTGAAAAGCATAGACTACGAGACCATACCTACCAACCTCATAAAGGATGGGGGACAGCAG TTCTCTAAGGAATTCCAGGCACTGAATCCCATGAAACAGGTGCCAGTCCTGAAGATAGATGGAATCACCATTGGCCAGTCA CTGGCCATCATTGAGTACCTGGAGGAGACACGGCCCACACCCCGACTCCTGCCTCAGGACCCGAAGAAGAGGGCCTATGTGCACATGATTTCCAATCTCATCGTCAGTGGCATCCAACCTCTGCAG AACCTGTCTGTCCTGAAACAACTGAGACAGGAGAACAATCTGCCCTGGGCCCAGAAAGCCATCAGTTCTGGCTTCGAAG CTCTGGAGCAGATCCTGCAGGGCACAGCAGGGAAATACTGTGTGGGAGACGAG GTGACTATGGCTGATCTCTGCTTAGTGCCTCAGGTGGCAAACGCTGAAAG GTTCGAGGTGGATCTCACTCCCTATCCTGCCATCAGCCGCATCAACAAGACGCTGCTGACCTTGGAGGCTTTCCAAGTGTCTCACCCCTGCCGGCAGCCAGACACCCCCCCTGAGCTGAGGGCTTAG
- the GSTZ1 gene encoding maleylacetoacetate isomerase isoform X1 → MTESGKPILYSYFRSSCSWRVRIALALKSIDYETIPTNLIKDGGQQFSKEFQALNPMKQVPVLKIDGITIGQSLAIIEYLEETRPTPRLLPQDPKKRAYVHMISNLIVSGIQPLQNLSVLKQLRQENNLPWAQKAISSGFEALEQILQGTAGKYCVGDEVTMADLCLVPQVANAERFEVDLTPYPAISRINKTLLTLEAFQVSHPCRQPDTPPELRA, encoded by the exons ATGACTGAGTCTGGCAAG CCCATCCTCTACTCCTATTTCCGGAGCTCCTGCTCATGGAGAGTTCGAATCG CTCTGGCCTTGAAAAGCATAGACTACGAGACCATACCTACCAACCTCATAAAGGATGGGGGACAGCAG TTCTCTAAGGAATTCCAGGCACTGAATCCCATGAAACAGGTGCCAGTCCTGAAGATAGATGGAATCACCATTGGCCAGTCA CTGGCCATCATTGAGTACCTGGAGGAGACACGGCCCACACCCCGACTCCTGCCTCAGGACCCGAAGAAGAGGGCCTATGTGCACATGATTTCCAATCTCATCGTCAGTGGCATCCAACCTCTGCAG AACCTGTCTGTCCTGAAACAACTGAGACAGGAGAACAATCTGCCCTGGGCCCAGAAAGCCATCAGTTCTGGCTTCGAAG CTCTGGAGCAGATCCTGCAGGGCACAGCAGGGAAATACTGTGTGGGAGACGAG GTGACTATGGCTGATCTCTGCTTAGTGCCTCAGGTGGCAAACGCTGAAAG GTTCGAGGTGGATCTCACTCCCTATCCTGCCATCAGCCGCATCAACAAGACGCTGCTGACCTTGGAGGCTTTCCAAGTGTCTCACCCCTGCCGGCAGCCAGACACCCCCCCTGAGCTGAGGGCTTAG